One genomic region from Granulimonas faecalis encodes:
- the queA gene encoding tRNA preQ1(34) S-adenosylmethionine ribosyltransferase-isomerase QueA — protein sequence MKTDDFDYDLPEALIAQAPAEPRDSCRLLVLDREDGSVEHRTFTDIVDYLEPGDLLVANKTRVLPARLVGRKPTGAVSETLLLRRREDVDPLGGVWECLVNPGKRLKPGAVIEYRAGGLHAPEGAEVVLTGEVMDFVEGSKGGRLVRFSPAGGRTLDEAMHAVGHVPLPPYITSYEGDPEKYQTVYAMDEEHSAAAPTAGLHFTPALIDRLAAKGVEMCFVELEVGIDTFRLVEEDDPADHVMHTERYHVPADVVERVKAAKAAGHRVVAVGTTSVRSLESAFDPEAPADDPAVVARRFEDVPDSAAVCGRGDLVERRDATTDLFLMPGSTFHVVDAMVTNFHVPRSTLMMLVSAFATRDQIMDAYAEAVDEGYRMLSFGDAMLIR from the coding sequence ATGAAGACCGACGATTTCGACTACGACCTGCCCGAGGCCCTCATCGCCCAGGCCCCCGCGGAGCCCCGCGACAGCTGCCGCCTCCTCGTGCTGGACCGCGAGGACGGCTCGGTGGAGCACCGTACCTTCACCGACATCGTCGACTACCTCGAGCCGGGCGACCTGCTCGTGGCCAACAAGACCCGTGTGCTGCCGGCCCGCCTCGTGGGGCGCAAGCCCACCGGCGCCGTTTCCGAGACGCTGCTGCTCCGCCGCCGCGAGGACGTGGACCCCCTGGGAGGCGTCTGGGAGTGCCTGGTGAACCCGGGCAAGCGCCTCAAGCCCGGCGCCGTCATCGAGTACCGCGCCGGTGGCCTCCATGCCCCCGAGGGCGCCGAGGTCGTGCTCACCGGCGAGGTCATGGACTTCGTGGAGGGGTCCAAGGGCGGCCGCCTCGTGCGGTTCTCGCCCGCAGGCGGCCGCACCTTGGACGAGGCCATGCACGCCGTGGGCCACGTGCCCCTGCCGCCGTACATCACCTCCTACGAGGGCGACCCGGAGAAGTACCAGACGGTCTACGCCATGGACGAGGAGCACTCCGCCGCCGCGCCGACGGCGGGCCTGCACTTCACGCCGGCCCTCATCGACCGCCTCGCCGCGAAGGGCGTGGAGATGTGCTTCGTGGAGCTCGAGGTGGGGATCGACACGTTCCGCCTCGTGGAGGAGGACGACCCCGCCGACCACGTCATGCACACCGAGCGCTACCACGTGCCGGCGGATGTCGTGGAGAGGGTGAAGGCCGCCAAGGCCGCCGGGCACCGCGTGGTGGCCGTGGGCACGACGTCCGTGCGCTCCCTCGAGAGCGCCTTCGACCCGGAGGCACCGGCGGACGACCCCGCCGTCGTCGCGCGCCGCTTCGAGGACGTGCCCGACTCCGCCGCCGTGTGCGGGAGGGGCGACCTCGTGGAGCGGCGCGACGCCACCACCGACCTCTTCCTCATGCCCGGCTCCACCTTCCACGTGGTGGACGCCATGGTCACCAACTTCCACGTGCCCCGCTCCACGCTGATGATGCTGGTCTCGGCCTTCGCCACGCGCGACCAGATCATGGACGCCTACGCCGAGGCGGTCGACGAGGGTTACCGCATGCTGTCGTTCGGGGACGCGATGCTGATCAGGTAG